The DNA segment CCCGCGCGTGGTCCGACGTCTTCGGCCGCAAGGCCCCCCTTCACCTGGAGGTCGGCATGGGCTCGGGCCGCCACCTGGCCCACACGGCCCAGCGCGAGCCCGAGACCAACCACGTGGGGCTCGAGAGCAAGTACTACCGCGTCCTGAAGGGGACCTGGTGGGCCAACGAGCTCTCCATCGACAACACGCGCTACCTGCTGGGCGACGCCTACGAGATGGACCAGGCCTTCCGCGAGGCCGAGGTGGACTTCATCACCATGCTCTTCCCCGATCCCTGGCCCCGGGCCAAGGGCGATCGCTTCCGGCTGACCAACCCGACCCTTGTCGAGCGCTACAAGCGCTGGCTCAAGCCGGGCGGAACCTTCCACTTCCGCAGCGACCACGAGCTCATGTTCACCTACTCGCTTGAGCGCTTCCGCCGCGCCGGCTTCGCGATCGAGGTCAGCATCCCCGTCGAGCGGGTGCAGTCGGACTTCGAGATGCGCTTCCTGGCCAAGGGGCTGCCCATCTACGGCTTCGTCGCCCGTCGCCCCGCGGACGCCTGAGGACGAGCGCACCGGGGTCATCGACGCTGCAGGCCCCCTGACCTCGGGGGGCCTGCATGCCTGTACGCTCAAGAAAACAGGCAGAAGCCCGCATAATCGTCGCCCCTGGACCGGATCTCGGTCCAGGGGCGATCTTGTTTCATGAGAGGGCTCAGCTCACCGGACGCGGCACACCGCTCCAGAGCGATCGCTCCTCGAGATAGCCCCTGATCTGGTCCCAGTGGGAGATGCGCACGATCTTCTCGTCCAGCTCCCCGAACCGCACGTGACGGTTGTAGGGCTGCTCCATGAGGAAGGTGGTCACGCCGGCCTGGGCCAGGTCCTTGGCGTTGTGGGGGGCGTCGTCCACGAAGAAGTCGAAGGTCCCCATCTGGCTCTTGGGCCCCCGGGTGAACACGATGTCGTCGTAGCGGATCCCATGATGCGCGAGCCAGCGCAGGGTGGTGCGCTCGGCCTCGCCCTCGTGGCGGTGGGTCACGATCGTCACCTTGCCGGGCAGGTCGTTGATCAGGTGGCAACCGGGCATCGGCGGCAGGTCGAAGGCCGTCTCCATGCAGCGGGCGAAGACGGCGTCCATGTACGCGCGCTCCACGATGCCGGCAAAGTAGAAGTCGGTCACGTCCTCGTGCCGGATCACCTTGCCCGTCATCTCGGTCACCACGTCGAGCATGGCGGGCAGGTGGTGCGCGAGCACCCCGTCCACGTCGATCCCAAAATGCAGCTTGCCCATGGATCTCCTCCTTTGCCGCGCCATTCCCCGAGAGGGCCCGGAAGAGGTTCTATACCCGGCGTGATGTCCTTCTTACCGGGCGTAAGCGTCTACTTGATCTGCCCCGAGCGCAGGATGGAGAGCAGCAGCCAGAGGCCGAGCAGGCCGCCGCTCACGAACATGATGAAGCTGAGGGCGTGGAAGCCCCAGATCCGCGGGCCGCCCTGGACCGGCGAGAGCAGGGCCGCCCCGACGATGAAGGCCGCCGTAAGAAGGCTGAACGAGACCTTGTTGCCGATCACGGTCATGGTGCGCTCGAGGCGCTGGAGGTTACGGAACTCGTACTCGATCCGCAGCTGGCCCGAGTTGGCCGCCGCCAACAGGTCGTCGATCCGGCGCGGGGTGCGCAGCAGGATGTTCTTCCAGTCGAGGCCGACGCGCATCAGCTCCTGGCCGTTGAAGATGCTCGTGAACTGGCGCTGCATCAGGCTGATGATGAAGGGCTCCGCCACGTTGATGAGCATGTAGTCCTTGTCGAGCTGGCGGCAGATGCCCTCGGTCGTGACAAGCACGCGCGCGATCATGAGGAAGGAGGTCGGCATCCGCACCCGGTACTGGAGCATGAGCTCCATGACCTTGTTCAGGAGCAGGCCGATCTGAACCTCGCTGACGGGCCGGCCCAGAAACTCCCGCATGATGTGGTCCATCTCGATGGTCAGGCGGTGCTTGTCGATGAGCTGCTGGGGATGGCCGTACTCGAGGATCCGGTCGGTGGCCCGCGCCGCGTCGAACTGGAGCATGGCGAGCAGGAAGTCGATCAGGATCTCGCGCGAGCGAGGGTCCAGCCGCCCCACCATGCCGAAGTCGATCAGGATCAGCTTGGGAAGGCCGTCGCCGCCGTCCTTGAACTGGAACATGACGTTGCCCGGGTGCGGGTCGCCGTGGAAGAAGCCGTCGACGAAGATCTGGCGCAGGAAAGCGACCGTCAGGGCCTGGTTGAGCTTCTGGCGCTGCTCGAGGGTGAGCTGGACCGGGGCGCTCTCGCCGTTGCGCTTGGGGAAGAGAGTCGAGATCTTCTGGCCGGTGACGAACTCGAGGGTCATCATCCGGCGCGAGGTGTACTGCCAGAACACCTCAGGCACCTTGATCAGGGCGCCGTAGTCCCGCTTGAGGTTGCTGCCGATGATCTCGGTGTTGGAGCCCTCGAGGGTGAAGTCGGTCTCGTTGCGGATGATGGCCGAGAACTCCTCGGCCAGGCCCACCACGTTGTTCCAGCGACCCCAGTTGGTCCGCGCCTGCAGCAGGCGCGCGAAGTCGATCAAGACCGCGCTGTCCGACTCGATGGTGTTCTCGATGCCCGGCCGCAGCAGCTTGACGATCACCTGCTTGAGCTCGCCCGACTCGGTGCGGATCTTGGCCTTGTAGACCTGGCCCAACGAGCCTGCGGCCAGGGGGATGGTGTCGAACTCGGGGAAGACGTCGTAGACCGAGCGCGCCATGGGCTGGCCCGTCCCGTGGCGCAGGGTGTTGCACTCGCTCAGGAGCACCTGCTCCATCTCGTGCCAGGGAGCTGGGGTCACCTGCTCCTGGAGCTTGGCGAGCTCGTCGATGTAGGACTGGGGCAGCAGGTCGGCGCGGGTCGACATGACCTGGCCGAGCTTGACGAAGGTGGGGCCCAGCTCCTCGAGGATCTGACGCAGGACCGCGGGCAGGGGCAGCGCCAGATCGGCGTCCACCTCGGTCGACTCGGCCTCCTGGCGCAGGAACGACGAGACCGCGAGCTTCTGCTTGAGGCCCGCGGGCAAGAAGTCAGCCAGGCTCAGGCGAAAGATGAGGGCGTCCCAGCCGTATTTAAGGAGGGTCGCGGCGATCTCGACGCGCCGCTGATGCGGGCTGGCAGGCGAGGCGCTCGCGCGATCGCGGCCCGAGAGGTTATCTGCGATGGACATGCAACGGCCTTCGTCTCGACGTGACAGACGATTTTCAGCATATCAGTCTTTGATCGGGGCGTCCATGCGGCACGGCGCCTAGTACGCGAGCAGATTGACCGCAAACGCCTGGTTGTCCAGCACCTGGTGGTGGGCGATGCCGTCCGAGCCGGCCTCGTCGGTGAAGAGGCTGGTGTCCGAGAAGGCCACCAGAGAGCCGCGCCCCAGGGGGCCGGCCGCCGCAAGGACCTGCGCCCCGGTGCTCCACGCCTGGATCCGCACGCCGTCCGTTCCGGTGCGCAAGAGGGCGCGAGCGGGCTCCTTGACGTCCAGGGCCCCCGCGGTGAAGAGGCGGATCCCCTGCTTGAGGCCCGTGGCCAGGCTCGCGCTGTCGAAGCGATGGATCGTCAACCACTCGTTCGGCGTCCCCTCCCCCGCCCCGTAGACCCGCACCGCCGCGGGCACGAAGGAGATCCCGGCCTGGGAGGCGAGCGCGTTGCAGGCGGCGAAATCGACCCCGTCGTACCCGCCCCACTCCCCGAGCACCACCAGCTTGGCCCCTTGCCCGGCGAGGCGAAGGTAGCCCCGGTAGGCCTCCTGGGTGAACCACGCGGGCGTGGGCAGGACGTACACCTGCCGGCCCTCGGGCACGTCGCCCTGGCGCACGCGCTGGATGGAGAACCCCTGGCCCTGGAGGTGGGCGATCACCCCGTCCATGGCAGGGCTCTGCCAGCGCTCGTCCCAGACGACCGTGACGGGCTCGTCGCTCGGGGTGAGGACGACGGTCCCGCCAGCGCCCCGGTCCACCTGGCGCGCCTGGTACCGGACCTTGCGGGCCGTCACGGCGCCGCTCGCGTCGGAAAGGGTGAAGGTGCCGTCCTCGGCGCTGAGGGTCGCCGCGCGGTCCGAGGCGATCGCAACCCCTGAAAGCGGCTTGCCGCTCGGGTCCACCACCTTGCCGCTGAAGGCCGAGAAGCCCTGGATCCAGCCGCAGCCGGAAAGGGCGAGCACGGCCCCGAGGGCCCAGAGGAGCGCGCGCTCAATTGGCATCGTGCGCCCCCTTCTCGAGCACTCCCCCCACCGCGAGGCGGCCCACGCCGAAGTAGCCGTCGGGCCCCAGCGGGCCCAGGTCCTGGGTCCAGGTCTGGAGCCTGGCGCGGACCTGGCGCGCAGAGAGGGTCGGGTCGTGGGCAAAGAGCAGGGCCGCCGCCCCGGTGACGTGCGGGGCGGCCATGGAGGTGCCGACCATGGTCCCGTGGGGGTGCGGGGAGCGCAGGCGCTTGGAATAGTCGCTCGCCGTCAGGTAGGTGGGCCAGGTCGAGGAGATCGAGGCGTCGGAGTCCCCTCCGGGCGCCGAGATCCCCACGGAGAGGCCCCGGTTGGAGTAATCGGCGATGCCGTCCTTGCGCGTGGTGGCCGAGACGGCGAGCGCCGTGGGGAGAGCCGCCGGGTAGTCCACGTCGCGGGTGCGGTTGCCCGCCGCCACCACCACCAACACGTCGCGGCTCGCGGCGTAGTCGAGGGCATCCTCGAGGGTGCGACTGGAGGTCTTTCCCCCGATCGACAGGTTGATGACCCTGACCCGGCGCTGGGGATCGGCGGGATCGCGCCAGTCCACGGCCCGGCGGATGGCGCTCGAGATGGTGCCGTCGTCGCCCACCCCCGAGTTGCCGATGGCCTTGAGGGCGAGGATGGCGATCGGGTTGTTGGCGCCGACGGTCGAATGGACGATCCCGGCCACGTGGGTGCCGTGGCCGTTGCCGTCTCGGCCGGCGTAGTCCACGTTCATGCCGTCCTTGCGGTACCGGTCGCCCCCCACCAGATCGATCATGGGAAGCAGCGCCCCCTTGAGCTCGGGGTGAGCCGGGTCGACCCCCGTGTCGATGACGGCCGCCACCACCTGCCGCGCTCCGGCAAGCTCTCGCACCGGCTCGGGGCTGACCCCGATCTGACGAAGGTTCCACGCCTCGGCGCCCCCCTCGCCCTCGCCGGCAAGGACCACGTAGTCCGCCTGGATCGAGAAGAGGGCGGCCGGGGCCCCGGCCGAGCCGGGAAACGCGCAGCCGGCGATCCCGTGGATCGACGCGAGCCAGAGGGCGCACGCGAGCAGGCGCTCTCGATTGGGGCGAGGGGTCTTGGTGGCCATGGCGGTCCTCCCGGTCCCACCCTACGCGCCCCGGGAAAAGCAAGCATCGGCCAGCATGGCCAAGATCCTCCGCTGTCCTCACCCGATCGTGAGGATAAGGTGATCCAGCGCACCGCCCCCCGTTACGAGGGAGCGTTATTGTAATCACGTTCGAGAGGTGCTATATTCGTGGCCGTTGATACCTTGTTGACTTGTTGCCGTGCATCAGCCTGATCTGGCCCGAGCCCTCTCGATCGTTCGAGACGCCCTCGAGCACGCCGCCACCGAGGCGGATCGCCCGCTCGACTCGCTGCGGCTCGTGGCCGTCACCAAGACGGTTCCGGCCGAGCGCCTGCGCGAGGCCTACGGCCTCGGGGTGCGCGTGGTCGGGGAGAACCGGGTCCAGGAGGCGCTCGAGAAGCAAGCGCAACTCTCGGACCTGGCGCTCGAGTGGCACCTGATCGGCCACCTGCAGACCAACAAGGTCAAGCAGGCGGTCGGAAGATTTTCGTTGATCCACTCGGTCGACAGCCTCCGGCTGCTCGAGGCGATCGACGCACAGGCGCGGGCCCTGGGCATCCGGCAGGACATCCTCCTGCAGGTGAACGTGGCGCGCGAAGGGACCAAGTCGGGTTTTTCGCCCGAGGAGGTCCCGGCGGCCCTGGAAGAGGCGCTTGCGCTTCGAGGGGTTGCGGTGCGGGGCTTCATGGCCATCGCACCGCGCGCGGCGGATCCCGAAGCGGTCCGACCGGTTTTCAGGCGGCTGCGCGACCTGCGCGATGCCTGTCAGGCCCTAGCGGGGGACCGGGCGGATCTGGTTGAACTTTCGATGGGGATGTCGGCGGACTTCCGAACAGCCGTCGCCGAGGGGGCGACGCTGGTCCGAATCGGCACCGGGATATTTGGTCAGCGACCTGGAAACCCAGGGGCATTTTAGGAGGGCACATGAGCGCCGAGATCTGGAGCAAGGTCAAGAACTTCGTCGGACTTGATCAGGAGTTCGAAGAAGTCATGGACGAAGAGGAGGCCACGGTGGATCCCAAGGTCACCAAGCAGCCCAAGGGCGGCAACCTGGTGGGCCTGCCCTCGGCGAGCCAGAGCGAGCTCGTCGTGCTCGAACCCCACTCGTTCGACGACGCCCTCGGCATCATCGAGAACCTCCGCTCGCGCCGCGCCGTCATCCTCAACCTCCAGGGCCTGACCGACATCCAGTCGCAGCGCCTGGTGGACTTCGTCTCCGGCGCCTGCCATGCCCTCGACGGTCACCAGGAGCGCATCGGGGAGGCGATCTTCCTCTTCACTCCCTCGAACGTCAAGATCAACGCCCTGACCAACGAGACCCAGTGGATGGTCTCGCAGACGCAGCCCCAGCAGACCCCCTCCAAGGACCTGTTCTGGCGCGTCCGCTAGCCCCGTTTTCTCGTCGTGGTTGCCGCCGGTCCGCCTGATAGGCGGGCGGGCGGCAACCGCGCTTTCACGTGAGGAAGCGCCCTTGAACACGTCCTCCACCCCGAGCCTCGCGGTCATCGGCGGCGGCACCATGGCCGAGGCCCTCGTCAAGGGGCTCCTCGGCAAGGGACTGCACGCCCCCGCGTCGATCCTGGTCAGCGACCCGCTCGAGGCGCGCCGCGACTACCTGCATGCGACCTACGGGGTGGCGACCACCGCCCGCAACGCCGAGTGCCTGCAGGCTCCTGCGATCGTGCTTGCCGTCAAGCCCGCCTCGGTCCAGGAGGTGCTCGGCGAGGTCGGCCCCTCCTGGCGCCCCGGGGCGCTCGCCATCTCCATCGTGGCGGGCTTCACCCTCGATCGGCTACACGAGCACCTCGGCCAGGCGCCCATCGTGCGGGCGATGCCCAACACCCCCTGCGTCATCGGCCAGGGAATCACCGCGATCGCGGGCAACGACCGGGCCGACGCGAATCACCTCGAGGTGGCCCGGGCCATCTTCGGGGCGGTCGGCGAGGTGCTCGAGCTGCCCGAGTCCTACTTCGACGCGGTCACGGGCCTCTCGGGCAGCGGCCCCGCCTACGTCACCCTGATCGTCGAGGCCCTGATCGACGCGGGGGTCCAGCAAGGCCTGCCGCGGCGCATCGCCCGCGAACTGGTTTGCCAAACGGTCGTCGGCTCCGCTATGCTGGTGCAGCAATCGGGCAAGCATCCCGCCGAGCTCAAGGATCAGGTCGTCACCCCCGCGGGTACCACCGCGGCCGGCCTCCAGGTCCTCGAGGAGGCGGCGGTCCGCGCGACGCTGTGCCTGGCGGTCAAGGCGGCCACGCAGCGCTCCAAAGAGCTCGGGAAAGCGAGTCACTAGCCATGTACCTCTTGGTCCAGGTCCTCTCCAACCTCTTCTCGATCTGGCAGATCCTGCTGTTCATCTGGGTGATCCTCTCGTGGATCCCGCAGGTGCCGCGCAACCACCCGGCCGTGGAGCTCATCAGCAGGGTGATCGAGCCGACGCTCGCCCCCTTCCGGCGCCTGATGCCCATGGGGGGGATCGACATCTCGCCGATCATCGCCTACTTCGTCTACAGCATCGCGCTGCGCGCCCTCATCTCCCTGCTGGGCAGCATCGGCTGAGAACGGCCGGCAAGAACATCCCCTCAAAGCCTCGCGGCGCCCCCTCTCGCTCGAGAGCGGGGCGCCGCGAGGCTTTGAGGGGGAAGGGATCGCCCAGGTGGCTTGAGACGAACCCTCGCTTGAGCATTATCGTTGACGAAGGCCAGGGGTGGTGCTATGATTCCCCTGTGATTGAGGTCACAACCCCCACAACAATTCCATTGACGCTTCCAACTCCCTCTGAAAGCGAGTGACTCTGTTTGGAAACCTCGGCTAAGCGCACAACTGCGCCCGATTCCGTTGGCCCTGCGGAAACCTCGGTTGCTTCCATGATCGAAGACGCGCCGGCCACGTCCCGCCGTCGTCCGACCCGCGCCGCGCAAGCCCGCGCCGCCGCAGCAGCCGCCCAGACCGCCACCGCGGAGCCCGTTGCGACCCCCGCCGCTTCCGCCGAAGCCGAAGCCGCCCCCGTCACGGCCCGCACCCGCCCCGCTCGCGAGCCCCGTACCCGCACCGCCCGATCGCGCGCCGCCACGGCCCCCGAAGCCTCGATCGAGGTCGCCCCCAGCGCCCCTCAGCCCGAGGCCGCCATCGAGGCCGTCGTCGAACCCGCCCGCGCAGCCGCCGTCGCGTCGACCGAGACCGCCCCCGCGGTGCGCGAGCCCCGCCACGAGCGCCACGAGCGTCGTGACCGCCGCGATCGCCAGCCCCGCGAGCAGGGGGAGCGCCAGGAGCGCCAGCCCCGCGAGCAAGGCGAGCGTCACGAGCGCCAGCCCCGCGAGCAGGGCGAGCGTCACGAGCGCCAGCCCCGCGAGCAAGGCGAGCGTCAGGAGCGCCAGCCCCGCGAGCAAGGCGAGCGTCACGAGCGCCAGCCCCGCGAGCAGGGGCAGGATCGCCAGGCCTTCCGCGAGCGCGACCAGCGCCAGCGCGAGCAGCGCCACCGGGATCAGCGCGACCAGCAGCGCGGCCAGCGCGACCAGCAGCGCCGGGGCCCCCAGCAGGGCTTCATGCGCGAGGACAGCCGCGGAAACCGCGCCACCGAGCGCGAGATCCGCGAGATGCGCGAGGCCCGCGAGTTCCAGGAGGCCTTGATGGCCGAGCGGGGCCAGGAGCAGGGCGCCCTTCCCGAGGTCGACGTCGCCGCCCTCGACACCATGGACATGGCGGACCTGTTCGAGCTCGCTCGCCAGTTCAACATCTTCAACTATCGCCGCCTGCGCCGGCACGAGCTGATCTACCGGATCATGCAGACGCAGACCGACAAGACGGGCACCATCCACGCCAGGGGCGTGCTCGAGATCCAGCCCGAGGGGTACGGCTACCTGCGGGTCTCCCAGTACCTGCCCTCGCCGGACGACATCTTCGTCTCCCAGACCCAGATCCGCCGCTTCGACCTGTGGGCCGGCGACGTGATCGAGGCCCAGGTCCGCGCTCCCAAGGAGGGCGAGAAGTACTTCGCCCTGGTCAAGGTCGAGACCGTCAACGAGCAACCGGGGGACTCCAACTACCACCGGATCCCCTTCGAGAACCTGACGCCCATCTACCCCTGCGAGCGCCTCAAGCTCGAGACCACCGGGACCAACCTGTCCATGCGCCTCATGGACCTGTTCAACCCGCTCGGCAAGGGCCAGCGCGCCCTGATCGTCTCGCCGCCCAAGGCCGGTAAGACCACCCTGCTCAAGCAGGTCGCCAACTCCATCTCCGAGAACCACCCCGAGGTCCACCTCATCGCCCTGCTGGTCGACGAGCGCCCCGAGGAGGTCACGGACATGCAGCGCTCGATCAACGGCGAGGTCGTGGCCTCGACCTTCGACGAGCTGCCCGAGAACCACATCCGCGTCGCCGAGCTCGTCATGGAGAAGGCCAAGCGTCAGGTGGAGCAGGGCAAGGACGTGGTCATCCTGCTCGACTCGATCACCCGCCTGGCCCGCGCCTACAACTCGGCGATGCCGCCCTCGGGCCGCACCCTGTCGGGGGGTCTCGACCCCAACGCCATGCACAAGCCCAAGCGCTTCTTCGGCGCGGCGCGCAAGCTGGAGCGCTCGGGAAGCCTGACCATCATCGCCACCGCGCTGGTCGACACCGGCTCGCGCATGGACGAGGTCATCTACGAAGAGTTCAAGGGGACCGGCAACTCGGAGCTCACGCTCGACCGCAGGCTCGCCGATCGCCGGATCTTCCCGGCCATCGACATCAAGCGCAGCAGCACCCGAAAGGAAGAGCTCCTGCTCACGCCCGAGGAGCTGCGAAAGCAGCGCATCCTGCGCAAGACGATGGACGCCGGGGACACCGCCGAGGTCACGGAGTTCCTGGCGGACCGGCTCAGCCGCACCAAGTCCAACGCGGAGTTCCTGATGGCCATCAGCGACTCCTAGCCAGAGCCCCCGGCATCGCCGGGGGCTTAACTTTTGGATACAAAGCAGCCTGGAGCATGTAACAAAACGATTCCTTCGAGCCGCCGGCAGCGGCCAAAACGCGAAAAATACCTGGTTTTGTTAGATGCTCTTTACATTCAAGAGGGGGTTCCCGTGCCGCAGCCAACGACGCAAGAACGTAACCAAGCCGAATCGCCCGAGATCTCGGCTTTCCGCTACACCGCGTCGTCAGAGAGCGAGCCCCTCACCCCGCTCAATCTCAACGGCCTGCGCTTCGCTACCACCCGCAAGACCCTCTCGGACAGGCTCCTGAGCGGCATCCGCTTCCTGGTGAGCGTGCCCCCCAGGCCCGTCGCGGAGCCCGAGCCCAGCGAGGCGCACAGCGGGGATCTAGGGGTCTTCCGCTACCAGATCCCCCTGGCCGAGTACCGGGATCGCCGCCGGGCGAGCGCTGCGATTGGCCGCCGCGTCGCCCTGGTGGGGGGCCTCGCCGTCTCCATCCCCCTGCTCGCCCTCATGGCCTGGAAGAACCTTCCCGCCCAGCACACCCCCGCGCCCCCGAAGGCCGCGATCGCCCCGGTGAGCGCAAGCATCCTCGGTCCCGAGCAGCCGC comes from the Pantanalinema sp. genome and includes:
- a CDS encoding YggS family pyridoxal phosphate-dependent enzyme, which gives rise to MHQPDLARALSIVRDALEHAATEADRPLDSLRLVAVTKTVPAERLREAYGLGVRVVGENRVQEALEKQAQLSDLALEWHLIGHLQTNKVKQAVGRFSLIHSVDSLRLLEAIDAQARALGIRQDILLQVNVAREGTKSGFSPEEVPAALEEALALRGVAVRGFMAIAPRAADPEAVRPVFRRLRDLRDACQALAGDRADLVELSMGMSADFRTAVAEGATLVRIGTGIFGQRPGNPGAF
- the proC gene encoding pyrroline-5-carboxylate reductase, which codes for MNTSSTPSLAVIGGGTMAEALVKGLLGKGLHAPASILVSDPLEARRDYLHATYGVATTARNAECLQAPAIVLAVKPASVQEVLGEVGPSWRPGALAISIVAGFTLDRLHEHLGQAPIVRAMPNTPCVIGQGITAIAGNDRADANHLEVARAIFGAVGEVLELPESYFDAVTGLSGSGPAYVTLIVEALIDAGVQQGLPRRIARELVCQTVVGSAMLVQQSGKHPAELKDQVVTPAGTTAAGLQVLEEAAVRATLCLAVKAATQRSKELGKASH
- a CDS encoding YggT family protein, translating into MYLLVQVLSNLFSIWQILLFIWVILSWIPQVPRNHPAVELISRVIEPTLAPFRRLMPMGGIDISPIIAYFVYSIALRALISLLGSIG
- a CDS encoding AarF/UbiB family protein encodes the protein MSIADNLSGRDRASASPASPHQRRVEIAATLLKYGWDALIFRLSLADFLPAGLKQKLAVSSFLRQEAESTEVDADLALPLPAVLRQILEELGPTFVKLGQVMSTRADLLPQSYIDELAKLQEQVTPAPWHEMEQVLLSECNTLRHGTGQPMARSVYDVFPEFDTIPLAAGSLGQVYKAKIRTESGELKQVIVKLLRPGIENTIESDSAVLIDFARLLQARTNWGRWNNVVGLAEEFSAIIRNETDFTLEGSNTEIIGSNLKRDYGALIKVPEVFWQYTSRRMMTLEFVTGQKISTLFPKRNGESAPVQLTLEQRQKLNQALTVAFLRQIFVDGFFHGDPHPGNVMFQFKDGGDGLPKLILIDFGMVGRLDPRSREILIDFLLAMLQFDAARATDRILEYGHPQQLIDKHRLTIEMDHIMREFLGRPVSEVQIGLLLNKVMELMLQYRVRMPTSFLMIARVLVTTEGICRQLDKDYMLINVAEPFIISLMQRQFTSIFNGQELMRVGLDWKNILLRTPRRIDDLLAAANSGQLRIEYEFRNLQRLERTMTVIGNKVSFSLLTAAFIVGAALLSPVQGGPRIWGFHALSFIMFVSGGLLGLWLLLSILRSGQIK
- a CDS encoding cell division protein SepF — translated: MSAEIWSKVKNFVGLDQEFEEVMDEEEATVDPKVTKQPKGGNLVGLPSASQSELVVLEPHSFDDALGIIENLRSRRAVILNLQGLTDIQSQRLVDFVSGACHALDGHQERIGEAIFLFTPSNVKINALTNETQWMVSQTQPQQTPSKDLFWRVR
- the trmB gene encoding tRNA (guanosine(46)-N7)-methyltransferase TrmB, whose protein sequence is RAWSDVFGRKAPLHLEVGMGSGRHLAHTAQREPETNHVGLESKYYRVLKGTWWANELSIDNTRYLLGDAYEMDQAFREAEVDFITMLFPDPWPRAKGDRFRLTNPTLVERYKRWLKPGGTFHFRSDHELMFTYSLERFRRAGFAIEVSIPVERVQSDFEMRFLAKGLPIYGFVARRPADA
- a CDS encoding S8 family serine peptidase, which codes for MATKTPRPNRERLLACALWLASIHGIAGCAFPGSAGAPAALFSIQADYVVLAGEGEGGAEAWNLRQIGVSPEPVRELAGARQVVAAVIDTGVDPAHPELKGALLPMIDLVGGDRYRKDGMNVDYAGRDGNGHGTHVAGIVHSTVGANNPIAILALKAIGNSGVGDDGTISSAIRRAVDWRDPADPQRRVRVINLSIGGKTSSRTLEDALDYAASRDVLVVVAAGNRTRDVDYPAALPTALAVSATTRKDGIADYSNRGLSVGISAPGGDSDASISSTWPTYLTASDYSKRLRSPHPHGTMVGTSMAAPHVTGAAALLFAHDPTLSARQVRARLQTWTQDLGPLGPDGYFGVGRLAVGGVLEKGAHDAN
- a CDS encoding carboxypeptidase-like regulatory domain-containing protein — encoded protein: MPIERALLWALGAVLALSGCGWIQGFSAFSGKVVDPSGKPLSGVAIASDRAATLSAEDGTFTLSDASGAVTARKVRYQARQVDRGAGGTVVLTPSDEPVTVVWDERWQSPAMDGVIAHLQGQGFSIQRVRQGDVPEGRQVYVLPTPAWFTQEAYRGYLRLAGQGAKLVVLGEWGGYDGVDFAACNALASQAGISFVPAAVRVYGAGEGTPNEWLTIHRFDSASLATGLKQGIRLFTAGALDVKEPARALLRTGTDGVRIQAWSTGAQVLAAAGPLGRGSLVAFSDTSLFTDEAGSDGIAHHQVLDNQAFAVNLLAY
- the rho gene encoding transcription termination factor Rho; translated protein: MAERGQEQGALPEVDVAALDTMDMADLFELARQFNIFNYRRLRRHELIYRIMQTQTDKTGTIHARGVLEIQPEGYGYLRVSQYLPSPDDIFVSQTQIRRFDLWAGDVIEAQVRAPKEGEKYFALVKVETVNEQPGDSNYHRIPFENLTPIYPCERLKLETTGTNLSMRLMDLFNPLGKGQRALIVSPPKAGKTTLLKQVANSISENHPEVHLIALLVDERPEEVTDMQRSINGEVVASTFDELPENHIRVAELVMEKAKRQVEQGKDVVILLDSITRLARAYNSAMPPSGRTLSGGLDPNAMHKPKRFFGAARKLERSGSLTIIATALVDTGSRMDEVIYEEFKGTGNSELTLDRRLADRRIFPAIDIKRSSTRKEELLLTPEELRKQRILRKTMDAGDTAEVTEFLADRLSRTKSNAEFLMAISDS